The Mycolicibacterium boenickei genome has a segment encoding these proteins:
- the rsgA gene encoding ribosome small subunit-dependent GTPase A, with protein sequence MGARDYDESDVRIRPGKGSRPRTKIRPDHADAQSAMVVTVDRGRWGCALDRDPLHRVVAMRARELGRTPIVVGDDVDIVGDLSGRPDTLARIVRRGERRTVLRRTADDDDPTERVVVANADQLLIVVALADPPPRTGFVERTLIAAYAGGLKPILCLTKSDLAAPEPFAAQFADLDLTIVTAGREDPLDVVSPMLAGKVTVFLGHSGVGKSTLVNRLVPEADRATGEVSGVGKGKHTSTQSVALPLDGTGWVIDTPGIRSFGLAHIQPDDVIMAFSDLAQTIDDCPRGCGHMGPPADPECALDTLSGPAAGRVAAARRLLAVLKEA encoded by the coding sequence TTGGGAGCGCGGGATTACGACGAGTCCGACGTCCGGATCAGGCCGGGTAAAGGCTCACGTCCGCGCACCAAGATCCGCCCCGACCACGCCGACGCCCAGTCGGCGATGGTGGTGACCGTCGACCGCGGCCGCTGGGGCTGCGCTCTGGACCGCGATCCGCTTCACCGGGTGGTCGCGATGCGGGCCCGCGAACTGGGCCGCACCCCGATCGTGGTCGGTGACGACGTCGATATCGTCGGCGACCTGTCCGGCCGGCCCGACACCCTGGCCCGTATCGTGCGTCGCGGCGAACGGCGAACAGTGTTGCGCCGCACCGCCGATGATGATGATCCGACCGAACGCGTCGTGGTCGCCAACGCCGACCAATTGCTGATCGTGGTGGCACTGGCCGATCCGCCGCCGCGCACCGGGTTCGTCGAACGCACCCTGATCGCCGCGTACGCCGGCGGCCTGAAACCGATTCTGTGCCTGACGAAATCCGACCTGGCCGCCCCAGAACCGTTCGCCGCGCAGTTCGCGGATCTGGACCTGACCATCGTCACCGCCGGCCGCGAGGATCCGCTCGACGTGGTCTCCCCCATGCTGGCAGGCAAGGTCACGGTGTTTCTCGGGCATTCCGGGGTCGGTAAGTCGACTCTGGTGAACCGCCTTGTCCCAGAGGCGGATCGGGCCACCGGTGAGGTATCCGGGGTGGGCAAGGGCAAGCACACCTCGACCCAGTCGGTGGCGTTGCCCCTGGACGGCACCGGTTGGGTGATCGACACCCCGGGCATCCGCTCGTTCGGTCTGGCCCATATTCAGCCAGACGACGTGATCATGGCGTTCTCGGATCTGGCGCAGACCATCGACGACTGCCCGCGCGGGTGCGGCCACATGGGTCCACCCGCCGATCCGGAATGCGCCCTGGACACGTTGTCCGGTCCGGCGGCCGGCCGGGTGGCCGCGGCTCGGCGCCTGCTGGCGGTGCTCAAGGAAGCCTGA
- a CDS encoding SDR family oxidoreductase, with protein MATYVLTGSASGLGAATKKRLESDGHRVIGVDLRDADVNVDLSTPDGRSEAIAKVTELADGGIDGFVPFAGLAAATGRPAHLLIAVNYFAAVELLEGLRPLLANRENASVVLISSNSTTSQPNWPVELADACLAGDETGANTIASTYGDFAALQAYPATKAALAYYARTKSAEYIADGIRLNAIAPGLIDTPMTQEGRKDPLTGAGMEQFLNTIPAGRGGRPEEVAALVAFLLGPEASYFVGSVIFVDGGIDAALRGKDWPKVWELNM; from the coding sequence GTGGCTACTTATGTTCTGACCGGCAGCGCCTCCGGGCTTGGCGCTGCGACCAAGAAACGGCTGGAGTCCGACGGACATCGGGTGATCGGCGTCGACCTGCGCGATGCCGATGTGAATGTGGACCTGAGCACGCCGGACGGGCGATCGGAGGCGATCGCGAAGGTCACCGAGTTGGCCGACGGCGGGATCGACGGTTTCGTCCCCTTCGCCGGGCTGGCCGCCGCGACCGGCCGGCCCGCGCACCTGCTCATCGCCGTCAACTACTTCGCCGCGGTCGAGCTGCTCGAGGGCCTGCGCCCACTACTGGCCAACCGGGAGAACGCGTCGGTGGTGCTGATCAGCTCGAATTCGACCACCAGCCAGCCCAATTGGCCGGTCGAGCTGGCGGACGCCTGCCTGGCCGGTGACGAGACGGGTGCCAACACGATCGCCTCCACCTACGGCGATTTCGCGGCGCTGCAGGCCTATCCGGCCACCAAGGCCGCCCTGGCGTATTACGCGCGCACCAAGTCCGCCGAGTACATCGCCGACGGCATCCGGCTCAACGCGATCGCACCGGGGCTCATCGACACTCCGATGACCCAGGAGGGACGCAAGGACCCGCTGACCGGTGCGGGGATGGAGCAGTTCCTCAACACGATCCCCGCCGGGCGGGGCGGCCGTCCCGAAGAGGTGGCCGCGCTGGTCGCGTTCCTGCTCGGCCCCGAGGCGAGCTACTTCGTCGGGTCGGTCATCTTCGTCGACGGCGGCATCGACGCCGCGCTTCGAGGCAAGGACTGGCCCAAGGTCTGGGAACTGAACATGTGA
- a CDS encoding fatty acid desaturase family protein, producing MAITDVPAFAHLTDADIENLGIELDAIRQDIEDSRGERDARYIRRTIAAQRALDVAGRVMLAASSKRSAWWAGTITLGVAKIIENMEIGHNVMHGQWDWMNDPEIHSSSWEWDMSGASKHWRFTHNFMHHKYTNILGMDDDVGYGVIRVTRDAKWKPFNLYGNLLFNTLLAIGFEWGVGLQHLELGKIFKGRDNRNATLVRVREFGVKAGHQLAKDYVVWPALTSLSPGATFKSTLKANAVANVIRNVWANAVIFCGHFPDGAEKFTKTDMVGESRGQWYLRQMLGSANFENGPVLRFMSGNLCHQIEHHLYPDLPSNRLYEISIRVRALCDKYDLPYTTGSFLVQYGKTWRTIAKLSLPDRFLKDTADNAPETRSERMFTELEGYGVTDPDTGRRRGLKSAIETVRGWRRR from the coding sequence ATGGCAATCACCGACGTTCCCGCATTCGCGCATCTCACCGATGCCGACATCGAGAACCTGGGCATCGAACTCGACGCGATCCGGCAAGACATCGAAGACTCCCGCGGTGAGCGCGACGCGCGCTACATCCGCCGCACCATCGCGGCGCAGCGTGCTCTCGACGTCGCCGGCCGCGTCATGCTCGCGGCGAGCTCGAAGCGTTCCGCATGGTGGGCGGGCACCATCACGCTGGGCGTGGCCAAGATCATCGAGAACATGGAGATCGGCCACAACGTCATGCACGGCCAGTGGGACTGGATGAACGATCCCGAGATTCACTCCTCGTCGTGGGAGTGGGACATGAGCGGGGCGTCCAAGCATTGGCGGTTCACCCACAACTTCATGCATCACAAGTACACGAACATCCTCGGTATGGACGACGACGTGGGCTACGGCGTCATCCGCGTCACCCGGGATGCCAAGTGGAAGCCGTTCAACCTCTACGGCAACCTGCTGTTCAACACCCTTCTCGCGATCGGTTTCGAGTGGGGCGTGGGGCTGCAGCACCTGGAGCTCGGCAAGATCTTCAAGGGCCGCGACAACCGCAACGCGACGCTGGTCCGGGTTCGCGAGTTCGGCGTCAAGGCCGGGCATCAGCTGGCCAAGGACTACGTCGTCTGGCCTGCGCTCACGTCGCTGTCGCCCGGCGCGACCTTCAAGTCCACCTTGAAGGCCAACGCGGTGGCCAACGTCATCCGCAACGTGTGGGCCAACGCGGTGATCTTCTGCGGCCATTTCCCTGATGGCGCAGAGAAATTCACCAAGACCGACATGGTCGGTGAGAGCCGCGGCCAGTGGTACCTGCGTCAGATGCTCGGCAGCGCCAACTTCGAGAACGGCCCGGTGCTGCGGTTCATGAGCGGCAACCTGTGCCACCAGATCGAGCACCACCTGTATCCGGATCTGCCGAGCAACCGGCTCTACGAGATCTCGATCCGGGTGCGGGCACTGTGCGACAAGTACGACCTGCCCTACACCACGGGATCGTTCCTGGTGCAGTACGGCAAGACCTGGCGCACCATCGCCAAGCTGTCGCTGCCGGACCGGTTCCTGAAGGACACGGCCGACAACGCCCCGGAAACCCGCAGCGAGCGGATGTTCACGGAGCTCGAAGGCTACGGCGTCACCGATCCCGACACCGGGCGACGTCGCGGCCTGAAGTCGGCCATCGAGACGGTGCGAGGCTGGCGCCGCCGCTGA
- a CDS encoding ferredoxin reductase, with translation MAKNSIKVSANVADTVRPTIAGAARRPGWNALRRVVGQVTTPLLPDDYLKLANPLWSARELRGRVVEVRRETSDSATLVIKPGWGFSFDYEPGQYVGIGVLIDGRWRWRSYSLTSAPEKSARTIAITVKAMPEGFLSTHLVDGLRPGTVVRLAAPQGNFVMPDPAPATVLFVTAGSGITPVMSMLRTLVRRDQITDIAHVHSAPTESDVMFGQELAALHDAHPGYRLLLRSTRTEGRLDLAQIGDVVPDWRERQAWACGPEGMLNDAERVWAAAGIADSLHLERFAVSRAAPHGAGGTVTFERSGKEVTVDGATPLMDAGEQAGIRMPFGCRMGICQSCVVGLVDGYVRDLRTGVEHDPGTRIQTCVSAASGDCVLDV, from the coding sequence ATGGCCAAGAACTCCATCAAGGTCTCGGCCAATGTGGCCGATACGGTCCGCCCCACGATCGCCGGCGCCGCGCGGCGGCCCGGCTGGAACGCGCTGCGCCGCGTCGTCGGTCAGGTGACCACTCCGCTGCTGCCCGACGACTACCTCAAGCTGGCCAACCCGTTGTGGTCCGCGCGCGAGTTGCGGGGCCGGGTGGTCGAGGTGCGGCGGGAAACGTCCGATTCCGCGACGTTGGTGATCAAGCCGGGCTGGGGATTCTCGTTCGACTATGAGCCGGGCCAGTACGTCGGTATCGGTGTGCTGATCGACGGGCGGTGGCGCTGGCGGTCGTATTCGCTGACCTCGGCGCCGGAGAAGTCCGCGCGCACCATCGCGATCACGGTCAAGGCAATGCCCGAAGGGTTCTTGTCGACGCACCTGGTCGACGGCCTGCGTCCGGGAACCGTGGTGCGGCTGGCCGCGCCGCAGGGCAACTTCGTCATGCCCGATCCGGCGCCGGCAACGGTGTTGTTCGTGACGGCGGGCTCGGGCATCACCCCGGTGATGTCGATGCTGCGCACCCTGGTGCGCCGCGACCAGATCACCGACATCGCGCATGTGCATTCGGCGCCAACGGAATCCGATGTGATGTTCGGCCAGGAGTTGGCGGCGCTGCACGATGCGCATCCCGGCTACCGGCTGTTGTTGCGCAGTACCCGGACCGAGGGCAGGCTTGACCTGGCGCAGATCGGCGACGTGGTTCCCGATTGGCGTGAACGTCAGGCATGGGCATGCGGGCCGGAAGGCATGCTCAACGACGCCGAACGGGTGTGGGCCGCCGCCGGTATCGCCGACAGCCTGCACCTCGAACGGTTCGCGGTGTCACGGGCGGCCCCACACGGGGCCGGTGGCACGGTAACTTTCGAACGCAGCGGCAAGGAGGTCACTGTCGACGGCGCGACGCCGTTGATGGACGCGGGGGAGCAGGCCGGGATCCGGATGCCGTTCGGCTGCCGGATGGGGATCTGTCAGTCGTGCGTGGTGGGCCTGGTCGACGGGTACGTCCGCGATCTGCGTACCGGCGTGGAGCACGACCCGGGTACCCGGATCCAGACGTGTGTTTCGGCCGCATCCGGCGACTGTGTCCTGGATGTCTAA
- a CDS encoding metal-dependent hydrolase family protein yields the protein MRAFGLLASLAVILASVSCSTGDGDTSSAGSSEPGRPAESAQAPPPPAPPAGGAAVTDFRNVKIFDGRSDRLSAPSNVRVKGNRIERISTEALPDEPGATVIDGGGRTLMPGLIDNHWHTMLVRPPVTQLTTLDPGYLNLLAGAEATDTLMRGFTTVRDLGGPSFGLKQAIDEGVINGPRIYPSGAIITVTSGHGDFRTPADLPRTAGGPVSRQEELGASMVADSPDEVRTRTREQLFQGASQIKLTAGGGVSSPHSPLDVTTFTEPELRAATEAAGNWGTYVAVHAYTPQTIQQAIRAGVTCIEHAHLMDEATAKEMADKNIWLSTQPIPAEMIGAFPPGSDEAAKAKEIVEGVNNVYQLARKYKLKTAFGTDILFSPQLAQKQGALLAGLGKWFSPAETLTMATATNAELLAMSGKRNPYAGKLGVVAEGALADLLLVDGDPLARLDLVADPGRNFKVIMKDGKTYKNTLAS from the coding sequence ATGCGCGCATTCGGATTGTTGGCGTCGCTGGCCGTGATCCTGGCGAGTGTGTCCTGTTCGACCGGTGATGGCGATACCTCGTCGGCCGGCTCCTCAGAGCCGGGTCGCCCCGCGGAGTCTGCGCAGGCCCCGCCGCCCCCGGCCCCGCCTGCCGGCGGGGCGGCGGTCACCGATTTCCGGAACGTCAAGATCTTCGACGGCCGCAGCGATCGGTTGTCGGCGCCGTCCAATGTGCGGGTCAAGGGGAACCGGATCGAGCGGATCTCCACCGAGGCGCTGCCCGACGAGCCGGGGGCCACGGTGATCGACGGGGGCGGTCGTACCTTGATGCCGGGCCTTATCGACAACCACTGGCACACAATGCTGGTGCGGCCCCCGGTGACCCAGTTGACCACCTTGGATCCGGGGTACCTCAACCTGTTGGCCGGCGCCGAGGCCACCGACACCTTGATGCGCGGGTTCACCACGGTCCGCGATCTCGGCGGGCCGAGCTTCGGGCTCAAGCAGGCCATCGACGAAGGCGTCATCAACGGTCCACGCATCTACCCGTCGGGCGCGATCATCACCGTCACCAGCGGCCATGGTGACTTCCGCACGCCCGCGGACCTGCCGCGAACCGCGGGTGGTCCGGTGTCGCGTCAGGAGGAACTGGGCGCTTCGATGGTCGCCGACAGCCCCGACGAGGTGCGGACGCGCACCCGCGAGCAGTTGTTCCAGGGCGCGTCGCAGATCAAGCTGACCGCCGGGGGTGGGGTGTCCTCGCCGCACAGCCCGCTCGACGTCACCACCTTCACCGAGCCAGAACTGCGGGCGGCCACCGAAGCGGCGGGCAACTGGGGCACGTACGTGGCCGTGCACGCCTACACGCCGCAGACCATCCAGCAGGCGATCCGTGCCGGCGTCACGTGCATCGAGCATGCCCACCTGATGGATGAGGCGACGGCAAAAGAGATGGCGGACAAGAACATCTGGCTCAGCACGCAGCCCATCCCGGCCGAGATGATCGGCGCTTTCCCACCCGGCTCCGACGAGGCCGCCAAGGCCAAGGAGATCGTCGAAGGCGTCAACAACGTCTATCAGCTGGCGCGCAAGTACAAGCTCAAGACGGCCTTCGGCACGGACATCCTGTTCTCGCCGCAGTTGGCGCAGAAGCAGGGGGCGCTGTTGGCGGGGCTCGGCAAGTGGTTCTCGCCCGCCGAGACGTTGACCATGGCGACCGCGACCAACGCCGAACTGCTGGCGATGTCGGGCAAGCGCAACCCGTACGCCGGAAAGCTGGGCGTGGTCGCCGAGGGTGCGCTGGCGGATTTGTTGCTGGTCGACGGTGACCCGTTGGCACGCCTGGATCTGGTCGCGGACCCGGGCCGCAATTTCAAAGTGATCATGAAGGACGGGAAAACGTACAAGAACACTTTGGCGTCCTGA
- a CDS encoding DUF6912 family protein, with amino-acid sequence MRVYIPTTLVALQQLVADRHLLVVNGTAFAVTPTLREAYAEGDDDELAEVALREAALASLRLLAGTDPSSDSGLPPRRAVVVADADVVTVRPDLDDAVVRLSGPLPIDAVVAVYVDNADAEGAVLAAVGVIDDADLGDEDAELTVGDAQDHDLAWYAPQELPFLLELL; translated from the coding sequence GTGCGCGTCTACATCCCGACGACTTTGGTCGCCTTGCAGCAGCTTGTCGCCGACCGTCACCTGCTCGTCGTGAACGGGACCGCGTTCGCGGTCACGCCGACGCTGCGGGAGGCCTACGCCGAGGGCGACGACGACGAACTCGCCGAGGTGGCGTTGCGGGAGGCCGCGTTGGCCTCACTGCGGTTGCTCGCCGGCACGGATCCGTCGTCGGACTCGGGCCTGCCGCCGCGCCGCGCCGTGGTGGTGGCCGACGCTGACGTGGTCACCGTCCGCCCCGATCTCGACGACGCTGTCGTGCGGTTGTCCGGGCCGTTGCCGATCGACGCCGTGGTCGCCGTGTATGTCGACAATGCCGACGCGGAAGGGGCGGTGCTGGCCGCCGTCGGCGTCATCGACGACGCGGACCTGGGGGACGAGGACGCCGAACTCACTGTCGGCGACGCTCAGGATCACGACCTGGCTTGGTATGCCCCGCAAGAGTTGCCATTCCTGCTCGAACTGCTCTGA
- a CDS encoding BCCT family transporter, with amino-acid sequence MPAEIRKSRSDKNTQEVKKATEKALKSPTGDVVPHPVLDVPVEQKAYTRRAGVDWVVFGVTAVIALAFLVWGFLSTDSLATASSGALGWVMANVGWLFVLTASGFVVFVIWLAMSRYGNIPLGRDDDEPEFRTVSWVAMMFSAGMGIGLMFFGVSEPLSHFASPPPGTGGPGNPRAAETAMATTMFHWTLHPWAIYAVVGLTIAYGVYRKGRLQLVSAAFEPLLGKRANGPWGKVIDMLAIFATLFGSAASLGLGALQIRSGLHIVAGVGETGNAILIGIITILTVAFVLSAVSGVARGIQWLSNINMVLALSMAVFIFLVGPTMFMLNMIPTSIGSYFGDLAQMAARTGAEGDAVSTWLQSWTIFYWAWWISWTPFVGMFIARISRGRTIRQFVTGVLLVPSVVSVIWFCVFGGAAIFEQQNGVDLAGMGSQEQQLFSLLGEYPIATVTSVVVMLLVAIFFVSGADAASIVMGSLSERGTIKPTRPTVIFWGVATGAVAAVMLLVGGADALNGLQSITIIVAVPFVLVMIGLAVALVRDLRHDPMVVRREYALEAVNDAVVAGVTQHGDDFVISVEKDPQADDRENAEDS; translated from the coding sequence ATGCCAGCTGAGATACGAAAAAGTAGATCTGACAAGAACACGCAAGAAGTCAAGAAAGCAACAGAGAAGGCGCTGAAGTCGCCGACCGGCGACGTCGTGCCGCACCCAGTCCTCGATGTTCCGGTGGAGCAGAAGGCGTACACGCGGCGTGCCGGTGTGGACTGGGTGGTCTTCGGCGTCACCGCCGTCATCGCCTTGGCATTTCTGGTCTGGGGATTCCTCAGCACCGATTCTCTCGCCACCGCCTCGTCCGGTGCCCTCGGCTGGGTGATGGCCAATGTCGGTTGGCTGTTCGTCCTGACCGCATCGGGTTTCGTGGTGTTCGTCATCTGGCTGGCGATGAGCCGTTACGGCAACATCCCGCTGGGCCGCGACGACGACGAGCCGGAATTCCGCACCGTGTCCTGGGTGGCGATGATGTTCAGCGCCGGCATGGGCATCGGCCTGATGTTCTTCGGGGTTTCCGAGCCGTTGTCGCATTTCGCCTCCCCGCCGCCGGGAACCGGGGGACCCGGGAACCCCCGGGCAGCAGAGACCGCGATGGCGACCACGATGTTCCACTGGACGCTGCATCCGTGGGCCATCTATGCCGTCGTCGGCCTGACCATCGCCTACGGGGTGTACCGCAAGGGCCGGCTCCAGCTGGTCTCTGCCGCATTCGAGCCATTGCTGGGCAAGCGCGCGAACGGGCCGTGGGGCAAGGTGATCGACATGCTGGCGATCTTCGCCACGCTGTTCGGGTCGGCCGCCTCGCTCGGCCTCGGTGCGCTGCAGATCCGCAGCGGCCTGCACATCGTCGCGGGAGTCGGCGAGACCGGTAACGCCATCCTGATCGGCATCATCACGATCCTCACGGTCGCGTTCGTGCTGTCGGCGGTGTCGGGTGTCGCGCGCGGGATTCAGTGGCTGTCCAACATCAACATGGTGCTGGCGTTGTCCATGGCGGTGTTCATCTTCCTGGTCGGCCCGACCATGTTCATGCTGAACATGATTCCGACGTCCATCGGCAGTTATTTCGGAGACCTCGCGCAGATGGCCGCCCGGACCGGCGCCGAAGGTGACGCCGTCAGTACCTGGCTGCAGAGCTGGACGATCTTCTACTGGGCGTGGTGGATCTCGTGGACCCCCTTCGTCGGGATGTTCATCGCCCGGATCTCCCGCGGCCGCACCATCCGGCAGTTCGTGACAGGCGTGCTGCTCGTGCCCAGCGTGGTGTCGGTGATCTGGTTCTGTGTGTTCGGCGGCGCGGCGATCTTCGAGCAGCAGAACGGTGTGGACCTGGCCGGGATGGGCAGCCAGGAGCAGCAGTTGTTCAGCTTGCTCGGCGAGTACCCGATCGCGACCGTCACCAGTGTGGTGGTGATGCTGCTGGTCGCCATCTTCTTCGTGTCCGGTGCCGATGCGGCGTCGATCGTGATGGGCTCGCTGTCCGAGCGCGGCACCATCAAGCCGACCCGTCCCACGGTGATCTTCTGGGGCGTCGCCACCGGCGCGGTGGCCGCGGTCATGTTGCTGGTCGGCGGCGCGGACGCGCTGAACGGTCTGCAGTCGATCACCATCATCGTGGCGGTGCCGTTCGTGCTGGTGATGATCGGACTCGCGGTGGCGCTGGTCCGCGACCTGCGCCACGACCCCATGGTGGTGCGCCGCGAGTACGCGCTGGAGGCGGTCAACGATGCGGTGGTCGCCGGTGTCACCCAGCACGGCGACGACTTCGTGATTTCGGTGGAGAAGGACCCGCAAGCCGACGATCGGGAAAACGCCGAAGACAGCTAG
- a CDS encoding WS/DGAT/MGAT family O-acyltransferase: MVSRLSASDAAFFHLENTATPMYVGSLSILRKPRAGLSYETLLETVEHRLPQIPRYRQKVREVTLGLARPVWVDDRDFDITYHIRRSALPSPGSDAQLHDLIARLGSRPLDRTRPLWEMYLVEGLTKNRIAIYTKTHQALVNGMTALEIGHVIVDRSQKPPEFGEDIWIPAREPSDRQLMLGAIGEWITRPTSQLAALRDTVTEVATSASELAAVGRRVAEVARTVARGTAPSSPLNTTVSRNRRFSVDQHRLEDYRLVRARYNCDINDVVLAVVAGALRNWLLSRGEPVTPTTTVRAMAPMSVYPDAELDSSGPGQAISEVSPFLVDLPVGEGNAVVRLSQIAHATESHPTAASLVDARTIVTLSGFAPPTLHAMGIRVATGFSARLFNLLITNVPGAQKQMYVAGTKLLETYAVPPLLQNQVLAIGVTSYDGMLYFGINADRDAMSDVDVLPSLLRESLEELLEAAK, from the coding sequence ATGGTGAGCAGGCTGTCGGCGTCCGACGCAGCGTTCTTCCACCTGGAGAACACCGCTACGCCCATGTATGTCGGGTCCTTGTCGATCCTGCGGAAGCCGCGGGCCGGCTTGAGCTACGAGACCCTGTTGGAGACCGTCGAACACCGGTTGCCGCAGATACCGCGTTACCGGCAGAAGGTGCGTGAGGTGACGCTGGGCCTGGCCCGGCCGGTGTGGGTGGACGACCGGGATTTCGACATCACCTACCACATCCGGCGCTCGGCGCTGCCGTCCCCGGGCAGCGACGCGCAGTTGCACGACCTGATCGCCCGGCTGGGCTCGCGGCCCTTGGACCGGACCCGCCCGCTGTGGGAGATGTACCTGGTCGAAGGGCTGACCAAGAACCGCATCGCGATCTACACCAAGACGCACCAGGCCCTGGTCAACGGCATGACCGCACTCGAGATCGGGCATGTGATCGTCGACCGTTCGCAGAAACCGCCGGAGTTCGGCGAGGACATCTGGATTCCGGCCCGCGAACCCAGCGACCGCCAGTTGATGCTGGGTGCGATCGGCGAGTGGATCACCCGGCCGACCAGTCAGCTGGCCGCCCTACGGGACACCGTGACCGAGGTGGCCACCAGCGCCAGCGAACTCGCCGCGGTGGGGCGGCGGGTTGCCGAGGTGGCCCGCACGGTGGCGCGTGGCACCGCGCCCAGCAGCCCGCTGAACACCACGGTCTCGCGCAACCGGCGGTTCTCGGTGGATCAGCACCGGCTGGAGGACTACCGGCTGGTGCGGGCCCGCTACAACTGCGACATCAACGACGTCGTCCTGGCCGTCGTGGCCGGCGCGCTGCGCAACTGGTTGTTGTCGCGCGGGGAGCCGGTGACCCCGACCACCACGGTGCGGGCGATGGCGCCGATGTCGGTGTACCCGGATGCCGAACTGGACTCCTCCGGGCCAGGACAGGCCATCAGCGAGGTCTCGCCGTTCCTGGTCGACCTCCCCGTCGGTGAGGGCAACGCGGTGGTGCGGCTGTCGCAGATCGCCCATGCCACCGAATCGCATCCCACCGCGGCCAGCCTGGTCGACGCGCGCACCATCGTGACGCTGTCCGGTTTCGCGCCGCCGACCTTGCACGCCATGGGTATTCGCGTGGCGACCGGATTCTCGGCGCGCTTGTTCAACCTGCTGATCACCAACGTGCCCGGGGCCCAGAAACAGATGTATGTCGCGGGCACCAAACTGCTGGAGACCTACGCGGTGCCGCCGCTGCTGCAGAACCAGGTTCTGGCCATCGGGGTGACCTCGTACGACGGCATGCTCTATTTCGGGATCAACGCCGACCGGGACGCGATGAGCGATGTCGACGTCCTGCCGAGCCTGCTCCGTGAATCTCTTGAGGAATTGCTCGAAGCCGCGAAGTAA